One Huiozyma naganishii CBS 8797 chromosome 5, complete genome DNA segment encodes these proteins:
- the KNAG0E00580 gene encoding uncharacterized protein (similar to Saccharomyces cerevisiae REC104 (YHR157W); ancestral locus Anc_5.89): MQELLLVGSLDGSVLEQLGMMESQLNGDGPQDAFEVVLVSEFADKYGVSDAARRRFGVCNPSVERITEGEFRQWERLFKRVVPPVPLARMGPPSSVGVAVSQDLEGDTFRPLLSASSDRRPISAARYVLCSEDTHVQGQSVPCYILETSPALEPQGGPVQDKRSSPPASFLLYTSDT; this comes from the coding sequence ATGCAAGAGCTGTTGCTTGTAGGGTCCCTCGACGGCAGTGTACTAGAGCAGCTTGGAATGATGGAGTCTCAGTTGAATGGTGATGGTCCCCAGGATGCTTTTGAAGTGGTGCTGGTGAGCGAGTTTGCGGACAAGTACGGTGTCTCGGACGCCGCGAGGCGGCGGTTCGGGGTGTGCAACCCTTCAGTGGAGAGAATCACGGAGGGGGAGTTCCGGCAGTGGGAAAGGCTGTTTAAGCGCGTGGTGCCACCGGTACCGCTGGCCAGAATGGGACCACCCTCATCCGTCGGTGTTGCTGTCTCTCAGGACCTGGAGGGCGATACGTTCCGGCCTCTGCTAAGCGCTTCGAGTGACCGAAGGCCCATTTCGGCAGCCAGGTATGTACTGTGCTCTGAGGACACGCATGTGCAAGGGCAGAGTGTCCCCTGCTACATTTTGGAGACGTCGCCGGCGCTGGAACCGCAGGGCGGTCCAGTGCAAGACAAGAGAAGCAGTCCGCCCGCGTCTTTCTTGCTCTACACGAGCGACACTTAG
- the TDA11 gene encoding Tda11p (similar to Saccharomyces cerevisiae YHR159W; ancestral locus Anc_5.87) encodes MLDKFDAFIQETDRQLDVDTSTRSPSLMGRRATSAELKGGMANGTGLAIFGPGDGDVQTNSKSSTHGNPKSQTRYIRNLNNTGSHPIAQQQQQQQRQLVHTRVENIQDQPLVVEPQEKGGAELAEAHIPTSPSAHRTYLRLRGKSQLKSAVVNKRRSLIQPIIPHIEPVPQEAITHQGTNVHGVQDPSLTTNAHSTSMAGSENAFHSRTSSSSSLMLNTTDQTNNLLKTLANKELELFDSKRKIEDLKRQLANCEKTYQQQSKDLQLLKEKVSKRINTTNEQLEKLSSQSAITPERNLSPQPQKQKPMANSASPIARRVHKMEDSPKLGEANSAADDFQDIAKVGSFSPRIKPEEVSKLTSSDRNSVERDSTLWTKPLAILNQFDQILQNELEKSLNWDHDPESSETRFIGGMKASREGNFDDSPVSDNASSNSSSDKEGRNRQSVTSSIWNFVSDMKTGLLGIVEEPSKPGESGANSPSSPGIKAFKTTKKHSDQDVAHSTAVETNGSKSQNKAKFDSSAVEMSSYI; translated from the coding sequence ATGTTGGATAAATTTGATGCATTCATACAGGAAACAGATAGGCAGCTGGATGTAGACACGAGTACTCGGTCGCCCAGTTTGATGGGAAGGCGAGCCACATCTGCAGAACTTAAGGGCGGAATGGCGAATGGTACGGGCCTAGCGATATTTGGTCCCGGTGATGGTGACGTACAgacaaattcaaagtcGTCGACTCATGGGAACCCGAAGTCCCAAACAAGATACATTAGAAACCTGAATAATACAGGTAGCCATCCCATTgcacaacaacagcagcagcagcaacgtcAGCTGGTACATACAAGGGTGGAAAACATACAGGACCAGCCATTGGTAGTCGAACCGCAGGAGAAAGGCGGGGCTGAACTCGCTGAGGCACATATACCGACTTCGCCAAGTGCGCACAGGACGTATCTGCGATTGCGCGGGAAATCGCAGTTGAAATCTGCTGTAGTTAATAAGAGACGGTCGTTGATTCAGCCTATAATACCGCATATCGAGCCGGTACCGCAGGAGGCTATCACACATCAGGGGACAAACGTACACGGTGTTCAGGATCCGTCTTTGACTACCAATGCCCACAGCACTTCTATGGCCGGTTCAGAGAACGCGTTCCACTCAAGGACGAGCTCCTCAAGCTCCTTAATGTTAAACACAACCGATCAAACCAACAACCTATTGAAAACTTTGGCTAATAAAGAATTGGAACTGTTTGACAGTAAACGGAAAATTgaggatttgaagagacaGTTGGCAAACTGCGAGAAAACATACCAGCAGCAATCGAAGGATCTGCAACTGCTGAAGGAGAAAGTCTCGAAACGTATCAATACAACTAATGAACAATTGGAGAAACTCTCGTCGCAGTCTGCCATCACTCCTGAGAGAAACTTATCGCCACAACCacagaaacaaaaaccCATGGCGAACTCGGCATCCCCGATAGCGAGAAGAGTGCATAAGATGGAGGACTCGCCGAAGTTAGGGGAAGCGAACTCTGCCGCTGATGATTTTCAAGATATTGCGAAAGTGGGGTCATTTTCTCCCAGGATTAAACCCGAGGAGGTTTCTAAGTTGACAAGCTCTGATCGCAACAGTGTGGAGAGAGATAGTACTCTCTGGACCAAGCCACTGGCCattttgaaccagtttGACCAGATCCTGCAAAACGAACTGGAGAAATCTCTAAACTGGGATCACGATCCGGAGAGTTCAGAAACCCGTTTTATCGGAGGGATGAAGGCCAGCAGGGAAGGTAATTTTGATGACAGTCCCGTATCGGATAATGCATCATCCAATTCATCGTCTGACAAAGAAGGTAGGAACAGGCAGAGTGTCACCTCATCCATATGGAATTTTGTCAGCGATATGAAAACGGGGTTGTTGGGTATCGTGGAGGAGCCTTCTAAACCTGGAGAATCGGGGGCGAACAGCCCCTCTTCACCCGGAATAAAGGCTTTCAAAACTACAAAGAAGCACAGTGATCAAGACGTTGCTCATTCAACAGCTGTCGAGACGAATGGTAGTAAATCACAGAATAAGGCCAAATTTGATAGCAGCGCTGTCGAAATGTCAAGTTACATTTGA
- the KNAG0E00600 gene encoding uncharacterized protein (similar to Saccharomyces cerevisiae PEX21 (YGR239C) and PEX18 (YHR160C); ancestral locus Anc_5.86), producing the protein MVYRCSYKLLLYVFITLAQHLIAPHSVFWTMPNKKGEYLVVGYEAQHLWNRCSATPGTRIPTNRDSTMDCSVNPLKELSTVDTILKSAADGRPRGRDQMGRLGPNNTNREHQFLTRGFGRVDHLEGPPAPIKDTPQLYPGAEVTRSEGWVDQFAQLNVNDGNKVERAWHPRGQPPLSQYNFGNVDIGFEERTYPMYAPTHSYAMHSMEPVTTCNTLDSEELDKEFEALEQQLRGSSGTPGIMREETVEFRDTARQIVSFSEESAHPTLASSKFIQLMRKVEQGSVDIEPDKKQLISKDDGSAIGPDFIEVDEV; encoded by the coding sequence ATGGTATATCGTTGTAGTTATAAACTACTATTGTACGTCTTTATTACTCTCGCCCAACATCTGATAGCGCCGCACTCTGTTTTTTGGACGATGCCGAATAAAAAGGGCGAATATTTAGTGGTGGGATACGAGGCCCAACACCTTTGGAACCGCTGTTCGGCCACTCCTGGGACCCGTATACCAACAAATAGAGACAGTACAATGGACTGTTCAGTTAATCCGTTGAAGGAGTTGTCAACCGTTGAcacaattttgaaaagtgCTGCTGATGGTAGGCCAAGGGGAAGGGACCAGATGGGTCGTTTAGGGCCAAATAACACCAACAGAGAACATCAGTTTCTAACTCGTGGTTTTGGGAGAGTGGACCATTTAGAGGGACCCCCTGCACCTATAAAAGATACGCCGCAGTTGTATCCGGGTGCAGAGGTGACAAGATCTGAAGGCTGGGTGGACCAGTTTGCACAGTTGAACGTGAATGATGGGAATAAAGTAGAGAGGGCATGGCACCCCAGGGGACAACCCCCACTGTCTCAGTACAACTTTGGAAACGTTGATATTGGGTTTGAGGAAAGGACTTACCCGATGTATGCACCAACACACAGTTACGCGATGCATTCTATGGAACCGGTCACTACTTGTAATACCTTAGATTCAGAGGAGTTGGATAAAGAGTTCGAAGCCCTAGAGCAGCAGTTGCGCGGCTCTTCTGGTACACCGGGGATAATGAGGGAGGAAACCGTTGAGTTTCGCGATACGGCAAGACAGATAGTTTCCTTTAGTGAGGAATCTGCACACCCGACGCTCGCAAGTTCTAAGTTTATTCAGTTAATGAGGAAAGTTGAGCAAGGTTCTGTGGACATTGAACCGGATAAAAAACAGTTGATATCCAAGGACGATGGCAGTGCAATAGGGCCTGATTTTATCGAAGTCGACGAGGTATAG